Proteins from a single region of Limosilactobacillus fermentum:
- a CDS encoding D-alanyl-D-alanine carboxypeptidase family protein, protein MRKLRRVCFHLLLVVVTFTTVLATSAGAVANASSTVDARAAITIDAETGQVLYEKNATKRYPIASVIKIRTLAVIEQDIEQGKLKWDQKIKISKEVAKVANDWRFSNVQLNEGESYTVKSLVESMMIVSADGSAEALALASAGSTAAFNQKMQAVAKEAGVTDAKIYNMIGLANGDLGEMRLKNVSKKAENQLSAKDVAKIARYLVEKYPSVLEITKQKFVNFQVSDSQQYEMVNINSMLPQNAAASTHGEVDGLKTGMTDSSGYCFVGTGTFNGRRLITVVLKVPGEYNNQFKVTDAMIGQVLDKYQYLTVNKLSDFKKGVQSVTVAHAEKKGPKTVGLTLKKATTLWLAKNTSLKKADVELILDKNKRTIGGHKLRAPVKKGEKVGVLRVHVKGAPDVDLPVYATKTVHKNKGWF, encoded by the coding sequence ATGAGAAAACTACGCCGGGTCTGCTTCCACCTCTTGTTGGTGGTCGTCACCTTTACCACCGTGCTGGCCACTAGTGCCGGCGCTGTCGCCAACGCCAGCAGCACCGTCGACGCCCGGGCGGCGATCACGATTGACGCCGAAACGGGTCAGGTGCTCTACGAAAAGAACGCCACCAAGCGCTACCCGATCGCTTCGGTGATTAAAATCCGGACCCTAGCGGTGATCGAACAAGACATCGAACAGGGTAAGCTCAAGTGGGACCAAAAGATTAAGATCTCAAAGGAGGTCGCTAAGGTCGCCAACGACTGGCGCTTCTCCAACGTCCAGTTAAACGAGGGGGAGTCCTACACCGTTAAGTCCTTGGTGGAATCAATGATGATTGTTTCGGCCGACGGGTCGGCGGAAGCCCTCGCCCTTGCCTCGGCGGGGTCCACGGCCGCCTTCAACCAGAAGATGCAGGCGGTCGCTAAAGAGGCCGGGGTGACCGACGCCAAGATCTACAACATGATTGGTCTCGCTAATGGCGACCTCGGCGAGATGCGGTTGAAAAACGTCTCCAAGAAGGCGGAAAACCAGCTGTCGGCCAAAGACGTTGCCAAGATTGCCCGTTACCTAGTGGAGAAGTACCCAAGCGTCTTGGAAATCACCAAGCAAAAGTTCGTCAACTTCCAAGTGTCCGACAGCCAGCAGTACGAAATGGTCAACATCAACTCGATGCTGCCTCAAAACGCCGCCGCATCGACCCATGGTGAGGTGGACGGTTTAAAGACCGGGATGACCGATTCGTCGGGCTACTGCTTCGTGGGGACCGGGACCTTTAACGGCCGCCGCTTGATCACAGTGGTTTTGAAGGTGCCGGGGGAATACAACAACCAGTTTAAGGTCACCGACGCAATGATCGGCCAGGTCCTCGACAAGTACCAGTACCTGACCGTTAACAAGCTCAGCGACTTCAAGAAGGGCGTTCAATCAGTCACCGTCGCCCACGCCGAAAAGAAGGGCCCCAAGACGGTTGGCTTAACCCTCAAGAAGGCCACCACCCTGTGGTTAGCCAAGAACACCAGCCTCAAGAAGGCCGACGTCGAGTTAATCTTGGATAAAAACAAGCGGACGATCGGCGGCCACAAGCTGCGCGCCCCCGTGAAGAAGGGCGAAAAAGTCGGCGTCCTGCGGGTACACGTGAAGGGGGCCCCGGACGTGGACTTGCCGGTGTACGCGACGAAGACGGTTCACAAGAATAAGGGTTGGTTTTAA
- a CDS encoding LysR family transcriptional regulator, protein MLLKQLDYFIKVVEYRSFTKAAAAAYISQSAISQQIQALENSLGVQLLERHNRSFSLTSAGEYLYRHAPDLLESAAQLEAATTIVGQRQISHLTVGYLREYAGIDIARAVSTFNQHFPKIQINLRQGNHEELYDLLNDEKVDLIFSDQRRALSDEYINRKLVTTNLMILFSSHHPLASKKSVGRADLTDQACILIAPESQQKEEANYYRQTLGIKSDFVFAQTLEGAYTMVAANRGYMITDQLGVVSSRNLNLPMIKSLPLHGAGGTLVHRDYYLFWQEERTTPATEEFAKTLEREIAKLED, encoded by the coding sequence ATGCTACTAAAACAACTCGACTACTTCATTAAGGTCGTTGAATACCGATCATTTACTAAGGCAGCCGCAGCGGCTTACATCTCACAGTCTGCGATCTCACAGCAGATCCAAGCATTGGAAAATTCCCTGGGGGTCCAACTCTTGGAACGCCACAACCGTTCCTTTTCTTTGACGTCGGCGGGAGAATACCTGTACCGCCACGCCCCGGACTTACTGGAATCGGCGGCTCAATTAGAAGCGGCGACGACCATCGTTGGCCAGCGTCAGATTTCGCACCTGACGGTCGGTTACTTACGTGAATACGCCGGGATCGACATCGCCCGTGCCGTGAGCACCTTTAACCAACACTTTCCTAAGATTCAGATCAACCTCCGCCAGGGTAACCACGAGGAGTTGTACGACCTCTTAAACGACGAAAAGGTTGACCTGATCTTTTCCGACCAACGCCGGGCCCTGTCCGATGAGTACATTAACCGCAAGTTAGTCACCACCAACCTGATGATCCTCTTCTCTAGCCACCACCCGCTGGCCAGCAAAAAGTCGGTCGGCAGAGCGGATCTAACTGATCAGGCCTGCATTTTGATCGCGCCGGAGAGCCAGCAAAAGGAAGAGGCTAATTACTACCGTCAAACGCTGGGGATCAAGAGCGACTTCGTCTTCGCCCAAACGCTAGAGGGGGCCTACACGATGGTGGCCGCCAACCGGGGCTACATGATTACTGATCAGCTCGGGGTGGTTAGCTCAAGAAACCTAAACTTACCGATGATCAAGTCACTGCCGCTCCACGGGGCGGGGGGGACCTTGGTGCACCGTGATTACTACCTCTTTTGGCAAGAGGAACGGACCACGCCGGCCACCGAGGAGTTTGCCAAGACCCTGGAACGTGAAATCGCCAAATTAGAGGACTAA
- the yjeM gene encoding glutamate/gamma-aminobutyrate family transporter YjeM, which produces MDEENSTKKIKTASLVLMIFSSIFGFSNSLTAYYQMGYASMIWYIVTAILFFLPSAIMFAEYGASFKAARGGIFSWMRGSVGEKPAFIGTFIWLSAWVVWLVSSTQYFLVSISTMLFGSDKTQTWHLLGLDSNQTLGIMEIAFLAIVTYLSSRGIDKIAKVASVCGVFTLGIAAVFILASLAIWVMDHGATAEPVTAVNFIKSPNSAFISPIAIISFIVYALFAYGGLETMAGVIDSVDKPERTFPRALIIGMVIMTLLYVLAIFMCGVTTNWHEVLGKKSVDLANVEYVLINNMGLVAGSHLGLSHAASVTLGRVFSQITALSDVFGGLGAAFVMTYSPIKSFVEGCDPRLLPDKLTSLNKAGMPAFAMWMQMIVVSVIVFFITFGGSTAATFYTILTDMMNVSSSAPYLFLIGAFPFFKMKKDLDRPFVFYKSMTTTWVVTTIVWLVIAVGIVFTCVEPLLEGDWVTAFWTAFGPVFFGIVAWIFYSRAERKHVLD; this is translated from the coding sequence ATGGACGAAGAAAATTCAACGAAGAAGATCAAGACGGCCAGCCTGGTCCTGATGATCTTTTCGTCAATTTTTGGTTTTAGTAACTCATTGACGGCCTACTACCAGATGGGCTACGCAAGTATGATCTGGTATATCGTGACCGCCATCTTATTCTTCCTCCCGTCGGCGATAATGTTTGCCGAATACGGGGCCTCGTTTAAGGCTGCTCGTGGGGGGATTTTTTCTTGGATGCGGGGCTCCGTCGGTGAGAAACCGGCCTTTATCGGGACCTTTATTTGGCTGTCGGCCTGGGTGGTCTGGCTGGTTTCGTCCACCCAGTACTTCCTCGTGTCGATTTCAACGATGTTGTTTGGAAGCGACAAGACCCAGACCTGGCACCTCTTGGGCCTCGATTCGAACCAAACGCTGGGGATCATGGAAATTGCCTTCTTGGCGATCGTCACCTACCTGTCCAGTCGTGGGATTGACAAGATCGCCAAGGTCGCCTCGGTCTGCGGGGTCTTCACCCTGGGGATTGCCGCAGTCTTTATCCTGGCTTCACTAGCCATCTGGGTCATGGATCACGGCGCCACAGCCGAACCGGTCACGGCGGTCAACTTTATCAAGTCACCCAACAGCGCCTTTATATCGCCAATTGCCATTATTTCCTTCATTGTCTACGCCCTCTTTGCTTACGGTGGTCTAGAAACGATGGCCGGGGTGATCGACTCGGTTGACAAACCGGAACGGACCTTCCCGCGCGCTTTGATCATCGGGATGGTGATTATGACCTTGCTGTACGTTCTCGCCATCTTCATGTGTGGGGTGACCACCAACTGGCACGAGGTATTGGGCAAGAAAAGCGTTGACCTGGCCAACGTTGAATACGTTTTGATCAATAACATGGGGCTCGTAGCCGGTAGCCACCTGGGCTTAAGCCACGCCGCTTCGGTGACGCTCGGGCGGGTCTTCTCGCAAATTACCGCCCTGTCCGACGTCTTCGGCGGGCTCGGGGCCGCCTTTGTCATGACCTACTCGCCCATCAAGTCCTTTGTCGAGGGGTGTGACCCGCGGCTCTTGCCGGACAAGTTAACGAGCTTAAACAAGGCGGGGATGCCGGCCTTTGCCATGTGGATGCAAATGATCGTCGTTTCGGTGATCGTCTTCTTCATTACCTTTGGGGGGAGCACGGCGGCGACCTTCTACACGATTTTGACCGATATGATGAACGTTTCCTCTTCGGCACCGTACCTGTTTTTGATCGGGGCGTTCCCGTTCTTCAAGATGAAAAAGGACCTCGACCGCCCCTTTGTCTTTTACAAGAGCATGACCACCACCTGGGTGGTTACCACGATCGTTTGGTTAGTTATCGCCGTGGGGATCGTCTTCACCTGCGTCGAACCGCTACTGGAAGGCGACTGGGTAACGGCCTTTTGGACCGCCTTTGGACCGGTCTTTTTCGGCATCGTGGCCTGGATCTTCTATAGTCGCGCTGAACGAAAACATGTCTTAGATTAA
- a CDS encoding nucleotide pyrophosphohydrolase: MDYQEITTILRDFTAQKGWGKYHNLKDLALSVNLEASEVLEVFQWKDEQTPLTNQERDHLKEEIADTLIYLFYMCDEMGLDPYQAIAEKMKVNQTRHWKEEDQ, translated from the coding sequence ATGGATTACCAAGAAATCACCACCATCCTGCGCGACTTTACCGCCCAAAAGGGATGGGGGAAGTACCATAATTTAAAGGACCTCGCCCTTTCGGTGAACCTCGAAGCCAGCGAGGTCTTAGAAGTCTTTCAGTGGAAGGACGAGCAAACGCCGTTGACCAACCAGGAACGCGACCACTTGAAAGAAGAAATCGCCGATACCTTGATCTACCTCTTTTACATGTGCGATGAAATGGGGCTCGACCCCTACCAAGCGATCGCCGAGAAGATGAAGGTTAACCAAACCCGGCACTGGAAGGAGGAAGACCAGTGA
- a CDS encoding PPK2 family polyphosphate kinase has translation MDYRQYRYRDDHFAIKKAPTNVDLGLSTDELKKRVRECTKQLSDLQKILYAQRTYGVIIVLQAMDAAGKDSMIAHVFSGVNPVGVKVANFKQPNSTEILHDYLWRINQQLPERGQIGIFNRSYYEDVLIARVHPEILVSEHLPNIEKVKDIKESFYADRYQDLRDYEAYLTRNGFKILKFFLHVSKEEQGARFAARIEIPDKNWKFSAADIRERQYWDAYQDAYEKAIQATATKDSPWYVIPSDDKWSSRYIVANALVDQISHLPLAYPLVTKDKKKELKDALKELKKE, from the coding sequence ATGGACTACCGTCAGTACCGCTACCGTGATGATCACTTTGCAATCAAAAAGGCACCGACCAACGTCGACCTGGGTCTGTCAACCGACGAGCTGAAAAAGCGGGTACGGGAGTGTACTAAGCAGTTAAGCGATCTACAAAAGATCTTGTACGCCCAGCGGACCTACGGGGTGATTATTGTTTTGCAAGCGATGGACGCGGCCGGTAAGGATAGCATGATCGCCCACGTCTTCTCCGGGGTCAACCCGGTCGGCGTCAAGGTGGCCAACTTCAAGCAACCCAACTCGACGGAAATCCTGCACGACTACCTGTGGCGCATCAACCAGCAGCTACCGGAGCGGGGACAAATCGGGATCTTCAACCGTTCCTATTACGAGGACGTTTTGATCGCCCGGGTCCACCCCGAAATCCTGGTGAGCGAACACCTGCCCAACATCGAAAAGGTTAAAGACATTAAGGAAAGTTTCTACGCGGACCGTTACCAAGACTTACGTGATTACGAAGCCTACCTGACCCGCAACGGGTTTAAAATTCTAAAGTTCTTCTTGCACGTTTCCAAAGAAGAGCAGGGCGCCCGCTTTGCCGCCCGGATCGAAATTCCGGATAAGAACTGGAAGTTTTCGGCCGCCGACATTCGGGAGCGCCAGTACTGGGATGCCTACCAGGACGCCTACGAAAAGGCGATCCAGGCCACGGCCACTAAGGACAGCCCCTGGTACGTGATCCCGTCAGATGACAAGTGGTCATCGCGCTACATCGTTGCCAATGCGCTAGTGGACCAGATTTCACACCTGCCGCTAGCCTACCCGCTGGTAACCAAGGATAAGAAAAAAGAACTCAAAGACGCACTGAAGGAACTAAAAAAAGAATAG
- a CDS encoding lactonase family protein, with product MLEHYLIGTYTHHTSQGIYSVTLDTSAGRLSPTRLEIPIQKPIFMTFANNGILYTIEKLDQDHAAITSFKEEGGYFTRLSSVSAPGTTTAYLAIDEERQLLFSANYHMSTVTTHQDQPGFGDRHLTFGRDGRFMYLVGELSSKLEVLAYDQENGELSSIQTVSTIPADWTAHNGAAAIHVCHSGRFVYVSNRGENTIAVFEVQPDGRVKHIQSVATAGDFPRDFSLSHDQKFMIVANQNTNDLTLMRRDPATGHLATNQTGVPCPEPVQVLYWK from the coding sequence ATGCTCGAACACTACTTGATTGGGACCTACACCCACCACACCAGCCAGGGCATCTACTCGGTAACCCTAGATACCAGCGCGGGCCGGCTGTCACCCACCCGCCTGGAAATACCAATTCAAAAACCGATTTTTATGACCTTTGCTAACAACGGGATCTTGTACACGATCGAAAAGCTGGACCAAGACCACGCCGCCATTACCTCCTTTAAAGAGGAGGGGGGCTACTTTACCCGGCTCAGTTCGGTCAGTGCCCCGGGGACCACGACCGCTTACTTGGCCATCGATGAAGAACGCCAACTGCTCTTTTCGGCCAACTACCACATGTCGACCGTCACCACCCACCAGGATCAACCGGGATTTGGGGACCGCCACCTAACCTTCGGGCGTGACGGGCGCTTCATGTACCTGGTCGGCGAATTGTCCTCCAAGCTGGAGGTCCTCGCCTACGATCAAGAGAACGGTGAACTATCGTCAATCCAAACCGTTTCGACCATCCCGGCCGACTGGACCGCCCACAACGGGGCCGCCGCCATTCACGTTTGCCACAGTGGCCGCTTCGTCTACGTTTCTAACCGCGGTGAAAACACGATCGCCGTTTTTGAGGTCCAACCTGACGGCCGGGTCAAGCACATCCAGTCGGTGGCCACGGCCGGCGACTTCCCGCGCGACTTCTCCTTGAGCCACGACCAGAAGTTTATGATCGTTGCCAACCAAAACACCAACGATTTAACCCTGATGCGCCGCGATCCGGCTACCGGGCACCTAGCCACCAACCAAACCGGGGTACCATGCCCGGAACCGGTGCAGGTGCTGTATTGGAAGTGA
- a CDS encoding serine hydrolase, whose translation MTQRPQRQSRSEVRPRHRSHRFYPRLFSFLFILAAVVMIIAMVNGNGSNDNGQSGNALTTVKKQLLGDRLGDRLQQAWQKQLNGTDQNVSIAIYSPTTGQTYRLTRASHGHQFHTASTVKVGVLTALLLDNNGQLNDTENNLAQAMIENSDNDATSTLFENYIGSKEGLQKVYDEIGMTHTKVRSEWGLTTTTAADQVKLLNNIFYKSDLLSADERQQIYSLMDNVEEDQSWGTSAGAASYQLKNGWLDYGSDQWIVNSIGHVTLKNGTDYTIAVYTDGSSTMQDGETLIENLAKATAKVMKDAKD comes from the coding sequence ATGACACAACGTCCGCAACGGCAGAGCCGCTCTGAGGTGCGACCACGACACAGGAGTCATCGCTTTTACCCCCGCCTCTTTAGTTTTCTCTTTATTCTGGCGGCGGTGGTGATGATTATCGCCATGGTCAACGGTAACGGCTCCAACGATAACGGTCAATCAGGAAACGCCCTTACAACAGTGAAAAAACAATTACTTGGTGACCGCCTTGGCGATCGCCTCCAACAAGCATGGCAAAAGCAGTTAAACGGTACCGACCAAAACGTGTCAATCGCCATCTATTCCCCCACGACCGGACAAACTTACCGCCTGACTAGGGCGAGCCACGGTCACCAGTTCCACACCGCTTCCACGGTCAAGGTTGGGGTACTGACCGCCCTCTTGCTCGACAATAACGGCCAGTTAAACGACACCGAAAACAACCTGGCCCAGGCAATGATTGAGAACTCCGATAACGACGCCACTTCGACCCTCTTTGAAAATTACATTGGTAGCAAGGAGGGTCTGCAAAAAGTCTATGATGAAATCGGTATGACCCACACCAAGGTACGTAGTGAGTGGGGGTTAACCACCACCACGGCCGCCGACCAGGTTAAGTTACTCAACAACATCTTTTACAAGTCTGACCTTTTGTCCGCCGACGAGCGCCAGCAAATTTACTCTTTGATGGATAACGTTGAAGAAGACCAGTCCTGGGGGACCTCGGCCGGCGCCGCTTCTTACCAGCTTAAAAACGGCTGGCTCGATTACGGTAGCGACCAGTGGATCGTCAACTCGATCGGCCACGTTACCCTGAAGAACGGCACCGACTACACGATCGCCGTTTATACCGATGGCTCCAGTACGATGCAAGACGGCGAAACCCTGATTGAAAACCTGGCCAAGGCCACCGCCAAGGTCATGAAGGACGCGAAGGATTAA
- a CDS encoding phosphatase PAP2 family protein gives MSVTVIPHWGAWLIGLLVLLGLLLLDLAHHGLVARFDDWAFAKMPHQPDNRFWNLVAWVGEPWAVVVYVLILTVALLVIHEEQAAAWVLWTLGIGNVLGIITKKTLKRERPGAHLEHDDGYSFPSGHVLGGTNLYLMVVELWPIWPVIVIGGVAWLLVASSRIILRAHHVSDVAGTVLFAGAWFIISTLLYQLIF, from the coding sequence GTGAGCGTGACGGTGATTCCCCACTGGGGGGCCTGGTTAATCGGGCTCCTGGTCCTCTTGGGGTTGCTCTTATTGGACCTGGCCCACCACGGCCTGGTCGCCCGCTTTGACGACTGGGCCTTTGCTAAAATGCCCCACCAGCCCGACAACCGCTTTTGGAACCTGGTGGCCTGGGTCGGTGAACCCTGGGCGGTCGTGGTTTACGTCTTGATTTTGACCGTCGCCCTGTTGGTTATCCACGAAGAACAGGCCGCCGCCTGGGTTTTGTGGACGTTAGGGATCGGCAACGTGTTAGGGATCATCACTAAAAAGACCCTCAAGCGCGAACGCCCGGGGGCCCATTTGGAACATGATGATGGTTATTCCTTTCCCAGCGGTCACGTACTGGGGGGAACGAACCTGTACCTGATGGTCGTGGAACTATGGCCGATTTGGCCGGTGATCGTGATCGGGGGCGTGGCCTGGCTATTGGTAGCTAGCTCGCGGATCATCCTGCGGGCCCACCACGTCAGTGACGTTGCCGGCACCGTTCTCTTTGCCGGGGCCTGGTTTATCATCAGCACCCTGTTGTACCAACTAATTTTCTAA